The following coding sequences are from one Lycium ferocissimum isolate CSIRO_LF1 chromosome 3, AGI_CSIRO_Lferr_CH_V1, whole genome shotgun sequence window:
- the LOC132049151 gene encoding zinc finger CCCH domain-containing protein 14-like yields the protein MDFRKRSRNEAGPNFNGGFKKSKTEMDSLSGGIGSKTKPCTKFFSTAGCPFGESCHFLHYVPGGYNAVAQMMNLGPAPGSRNVAAPPMSNGNAPAVKTKLCNKFNTAEGCKFGDKCNFAHGEWQIGKPIMPSQEDPRAMGVGPGPIPPSRFGGRMEPPHASGPAASFGTTATAKISVDASLAGAIIGKGGVNSKQICRQTGAKLAIRDHETDANLRNIELEGTFEQISQASAMVRELINSLGPVGGPGRAPAGPGGPGRAPAGPGGPAPPMSNFKTKLCENFAKGSCTFGDRCHFAHGAAELRKTGV from the exons AAATGGACTCCTTATCAGGTGGTATAGGAAGCAAAACGAAGCCATGCACGAAGTTTTTCAG CACTGCTGGCTGCCCATTCGGTGAGAGCTGCCATTTCCTTCATTACGTCCCTGGTGGCTATAATGCTGTGGCCCAGATGATGAATTTAGGACCAGCTCCAGGCTCAAGAAATGTGGCTGCACCACCCATGTCCAATGGAAATGCTCCTGCTGTGAAAACCAAACTTTGCAACAAATTCAACACAGCTGAGGGATGCAAATTTGGAGACAAATGCAATTTTGCCCACGGGGAGTGGCAAATTGGCAAGCCTATTATGCCATCACAGGAGGATCCACGAGCCATGGGTGTTGGACCAGGACCTATTCCTCCTAGTCGTTTTGGTGGGCGAATGGAGCCTCCTCATGCTTCTGGACCTGCTGCTAGCTTTGGTACCACGGCTACTGCAAAGATCAGTGTGGATGCTTCTCTCGCTGGAGCGATCATCGGGAAGGGCGGTGTGAACTCTAAGCAGATTTGTCGACAGACTGGAGCCAAGCTGGCCATTCGGGACCATGAAACAGATGCAAATCTCAGAAACATTGAACTAGAGGGTACCTTCGAACAAATTTCTCAGGCTAGTGCTATGGTAAGAGAGTTGATCAACAGCCTTGGTCCAGTAGGTGGCCCTGGAAGAGCTCCGGCAGGTCCTGGTGGCCCCGGAAGAGCTCCAGCAGGTCCTGGTGGCCCTGCTCCTCCTATGAGCAATTTCAAGACGAAGCTTTGTGAGAATTTTGCCAAAGGTTCTTGCACTTTTGGGGACAGGTGCCACTTTGCCCATGGGGCTGCTGAATTGCGCAAAACAGGAGTTTGA
- the LOC132049153 gene encoding late embryogenesis abundant protein 46-like — protein MQNMKEKASNVAASAKSGMDKTKAVVQEKVERMTAHDPTQKEMATEKKQERIYEAEMKKQVTQDRNAALNHGSGTGTGRPHYSNTTTGSTGHSTGLHQMSALPGHGTGEPTGQVTEGVVQSHPIGTATGTQRASAAHNTHVGGGVNQGYGTGGNYS, from the exons ATGCAGAACATGAAAGAAAAAGCCTCTAATGTGGCAGCTTCGGCTAAATCTGGCATGGACAAGACCAAAGCCGTTGTACAAGAAAag GTGGAAAGGATGACAGCACATGATCCAACACAGAAAGAGATGGCAACAGAGAAGAAACAAGAAAGGATCTATGAAGCAGAGATGAAGAAACAGGTAACTCAGGACCGCAATGCAGCACTTAACCATGGTTCAGGCACGGGCACGGGTAGGCCACATTATTCGAACACCACCACAGGGTCCACCGGACACTCAACGGGGCTACATCAGATGTCAGCATTGCCGGGACACGGCACTGGTGAGCCAACAGGTCAGGTGACTGAGGGGGTGGTTCAATCTCACCCTATTGGAACAGCCACTGGGACTCAAAGGGCTTCTGCTGCTCATAACACCCATGTAGGTGGTGGAGTTAACCAGGGCTACGGCACTGGTGGTAACTATAGTTAG
- the LOC132049154 gene encoding 11 kDa late embryogenesis abundant protein-like has product MEAAKETAANVAASANSGMEKTKAIVAEKAEKLTTSDPVQRQMATEKKEERIHQAEMDKLAAQEQNAASRQAAATGGTTAYTARVGVGPGHTMGTHATHGTTTGHTTGVLPGGRVAAEHPIGTTAGTATGPQYPSGTTTGTQYPPGTTTGSGGATVQGPNTTGGRYGSTTSSAF; this is encoded by the exons atGGAGGCAGCAAAGGAAACAGCAGCTAATGTTGCCGCCTCGGCCAACTCTGGCATGGAAAAGACCAAGGCAATTGTGGCAGAGaag GCGGAGAAATTGACGACAAGTGATCCGGTGCAAAGACAAATGGCTACGGAGAAAAAGGAGGAGAGGATCCATCAAGCGGAGATGGATAAGCTGGCCGCGCAGGAGCAGAACGCTGCCTCGAGACAAGCCGCTGCCACCGGAGGAACTACTGCTTACACTGCTAGAGTTGGCGTGGGTCCTGGACACACCATGGGGACCCACGCCACACACGGCACCACTACCGGGCATACTACAGGGGTGTTGCCGGGAGGCCGAGTGGCAGCGGAGCACCCGATTGGGACCACAGCGGGAACGGCCACTGGGCCGCAATATCCCTCGGGGACCACCACGGGTACGCAGTATCCCCCCGGGACCACCACGGGAAGCGGAGGAGCTACGGTTCAAGGCCCTAATACTACTGGTGGGCGTTATGGATCTACCACCAGTTCTGCCTTTTAA